The window CCTTGGTGAGACTGTACCAGTTCAGACTGAAGATGGAGGGTTGTATTTTTGTGCTACTCCTTGCAAAAAAATATTGCttatatgtgtgtttttaaaaagcatgccaGGGAGAAAATGTCTAGCCTAGCCCTTGCCCTAATGTGCTAGTTTTTTGTTTACATGCAGGCAGTGTTTGTTTTTACATGGGCGAGCATTCAAACAGAAATCACCACGTGGAGCCTGAAGGGGTACAAATCTCAGCAGAATCTTACAGTGTGATTATTCTGTGCATAGATCAACTTTAAGTGGCTTTGCACACTAATCTTTGTCGCTTTGGGCCTTTCCACATGTTCAGTTGTTGGTGCAATCAGTGTGCATTTGTTATTCCTTTGCTGAGTGTGGCCCTTGAATGTCTTCCCTTGAATCGGCGCACATGTTGCCGgatattttcttttcttagcaCTAGATCTATCTTTTGTTCCTGGAGAAATGTTACACTTCCCAGATGTTGCACCCAGTGCTAATGTGATCATGacatagagcaggcatccccaaactgtggccctccagatgttgctgaactacaacttccagcatacccagccacaaaaaattgtgtctagggatgctgggagttgtagttcagcaacatctggagggccgcagtttggggatgcctgacatAGAGCATGGTTGCATATGAGTTGCGGTCAATTGTAAAATATTGTCTATGATGTTGTTAGTTCCAAAACCAAGCCAAGAACTGTCATGAGCATCAAAGGCACATAAAGTCTGAGTGGGCTTCCGTTCTGTGCAAGAACTTTGGGTTTAGTTACTTCACTGCCCATTGCTGCAGTTCTTAACATTTCACTTTGTCCCTTGTTATCCTGATTCTTATCAACATGTACACAAAAGGTTCTGGCAGCTGGGCCAGAAGTTAGCAAACCCCACCCCAACTGAGCTTgttttttctggtcagttggcaatcctGGAAGCAGTTGTTCTTGATCTGGAAGGTAATACTGTGTAGCCGGTGTGTTTACAGCTTGAATGCGTATAGGCTCTGTTCACATCTAGAGAGGACCATATGAATAGAGAAGTGGGGAGCAGGCATGATTCCACTCCCTCCAATCCAAACATTAATTTCCTTGGATATGTGAGTATGGCTTGTGTGAATGAGTGCTGGCACATCTTCTGAAAGGGATGGAGATCTGGGATGGTTTGGAGTTCCCCTGTCTCCACTCCACATGTGAAAAGGCCATAGGAATCCATGAACCCATTTCACTGAAGATATGGTTGAGAACGGGAACTGGGAAAACTGGTTTATTTTGTGCTCATTGTGGTGCCAAAGAAGTGGCGGTCAAGGGACAGTTTGTTCAGATGCGAGTGCATAATTGATGGGCAATCCCTCCCTGCCCACTACCCTACTTTGCTATGGACAATCATCTGTTGATGCCTATGTGGATAGCCAATGCTTCCTCTGACTAAAAGGAATGTGTGAGGGTTTGGTCAGCTTGGGAACTGgaaatggggccgtagctcagtggcagaggacgTGCTCTGCGTGAAGAAGGTCCccagttgaatccctggcatttccaggtccAGGCTATGAAAGATCTCTGAAAAGCCTggagagctgccgccagtcaatgtagacagccCCGGAGCTGGATGGCTCAATGGCCTGACTTGCTATATTCTTATGCTTATGTTCACATGGCAGTCCTTGAGCATGCATTATGTAGCTCAGCTAAGGTACATCCTGCCTAGTGGAAAAGACATTTCCTCTGTGCTTGGCTTGTTTCAGATCACCTTCTACGAAGGCAAGAACTTCCAAGGGCGCCGCTATGAGTGTGACAGGGACTGTTCGGATTTCCACACTGACTTGAGTCGCTGCAATTCCATCCGTGTGGAGGGAGGTGCCTGGGTTGTTTATGAGCGGCCAAACTTTGCAGGGAACATGTATGTGCTGACTCATGGAGAGTATCCTGAATACCAGCGCTGGATGGGCCTCAATGACCGCATCAGCTCATGCAAATCCATTCAGTTAGTAAGTCTGACATTTGCTTCCCGTCTGATTATCTGTGAAATCTGTATGGATGAATGGGATATTTTTGCACCAAGTCGAGTGTGTTGGGAGTTAAGAGGATGCAAAGCCATTTCCTTTCTCACTGTGTACAGATTATCATATTCTTTTATCCAGATTCACTTTCTTGGGATCACACCCATGCAATTGTTTCTGTAGTCAAAAGTTACTAATGTGGATTAGGATTGCTTCTGTCCACATACATCAAAAGAGTGGGgaaaacccccaccccacccctttatgTTTTTATTACAACATTATGTGTTTATTACAATTGTATTCTTCCCTTCCACCAAAGTGCTCAGGGAGGCATACATGGCCCTTAAGAGTAGCTGAATGTTGATTAAGATTGTGTGTGGGTGGCTAGTGTTTCTAGTTTTGACTATCTGGATTTAGACACCGACCCTGCTAGCCTCGTGGAAGCTGATGTTTTACAGGGAGGAAAGAACAGGTGTTGAAGGAGACAGAAAGGTAGGGtttccaggtccagatggtgaaaacagCCAAAATCCATCACCAAAAAGGTGGAAATAGTGGGCACTATTCACCAACAAACCCTCTCCACTTTGCATTTaaaattgcatattttaattggcATAATATATGTACATTTTGCATATTTGGACAAATGTGGTGCATATGTAAGGGAAAAAATgatagccaccacacatgcccccTTCTCTACAGTTCACACTCCCTcttctggatcacagaatcccattgggacaaatggtgcatttaatttcatttgtaagcaggtgggcagcgggggggggggagagggccgTTCTGGTCtacgtttgaatgggagactagttgtgagcactgtaagacattccctttgTATCTCAGTGGAATAttatctactttgcatgcaaaaggtcccaggttcacttccaagcagcatctctaggtagggctgaggcagactcctgtgtgaaaccttggagagctgctgccagtcagtgtggacaacacagagctagatggaccaacggtctgacttggtataaggtagcttcctatgttcctatgcatatttatgctGACTTTTAGCTACATGCACCAATCCTAACCATATAAACTCCATgaaaactacattttaaaaaaataaataaatcacagtagtaagcagcccagtttgatccCTTCTGTGAACTGAcatttaagcaaaaagcatatgCATTTATAGTGCATGCtgaacagaaggaaaagccaccaatttgctATCAGTGTAGACCTGTATATTCACCACCCTGATTttaaacaggacagcagaatggtATATGTAGAATTACCCCAGTTGCTTAGGATTTAAAGATAAACAATCATTTCAAGAGCAAGGGAGCCTCTAAAACACATCCCCCATGATCTGATTTGCAGTCTTTTTTTGAAGCAAGTGCATTACAGTAGGCCAAAAATTAATGTATTTTGATAGATGTGTGTGTCACAGACAAACAATCTTAAGAACCATCTGGGGGCAAAGAACCATTTTGCTCATATTTTTTGATACGTAagtcattttgagaactttgctgctaaaaaagcagcatatacagatttctaataaataataatggcaAAGGCACAAGAAAAACAGAACCACAGGCCACATTAGAGTGAGTAAACAGCCTGTATCTTCAAACCCAGCAGCTACCACATGGTAAAACAAAAAGCAGAACGAGAAAACAAAAAGAGATCAATTTTGCTAGAgcatttcttcttttctctctctttctgtttttgGAGCTGTTGAATACTTTTGTAGTAACTAATTTCCTCATGAAAGTgtactgtgggggtggggagagtttttcttacaagtttctACAGTTTTAGCTTATGCTTGCCATCTTGTACTGCTTGaaaagacacttttaaaaagttaaaaatctctcccaagcacaaacaagggggtggggaagaaacacaTACACACTAATGGAGGCTTTCAAGTGGGGGGtggcatctctctttctctcccccccccccatcccttctcacacatacacacaaggtTCATAAATGTGGGGAAGAGAAAAACACACAATGCAACTGCATTCAAATACCAAGTAGAGGAGGAGCATAAGATGGAGCcccagcaggaggaggaccaatcaggctgctgctgctgctgggagaaggcATGGGCTGCTTTTTaacccttttctttctctgctgctgccaaacagcagTCAGCAGCTGAGAAGAAAAGTGCAAAGTGAGTATTAGATAGAGTGAAGAGTGGCAGAGCAATCCTTCCAGCACAGCAAGAGGTTTCATTGGTTCCCAGAATGCAAGGCCCTCCAGTTGACTCCTAGCTTACACATTCCAGCCTCCAAAAATCAGTGAACACTGATGGAAGTGCAACTATCGGAAAAGAAATGAATGCCACACATAGAAACAGAAGAAACACATTTTCCCACTAGATGGTTCGAGTCTTCTTCCTTATTACTAAGGGGCAACGTCCAACAGGGCTATAAGCGTGCAAGTACAAAATATGTATTAAAGATAACTAATATGCATTCTGTGGTTTGGGGTAGGTATTCACAAACATATAATATATTCACTTATAAACTTGTATATTCACAAAGctttatatctttaaaaaataagcaaAAACTAATTGGTGAATCTGAGGCATCTGAACTGGACTGCCTCTGTTCAGCTCCTGAGTAACCTTTGTGTTTTCTCTCCTTATTCTAGTCCAGTGGAAGCAAATACCAGATTCAGCTCTTTGAGAAGGGTGACTTTAGTGGCCAGATGCACGAATCCACAGAGGACTGCCCTTCTGTCATGGAGCAGTTCCATTTCCGGGAAATCCACTCCTGCAAAGTCCTGGATGGGGCCTGGGTTTTCTACGAACATCCCAATTTCCGTGGCAGGCAGTACCTCCTGGAGAGAGGGGAGTACAGTAAACCTGTCGAGTGGGGGGCTGCATCCCCAGTGGTCCAGTCCTTCCGCCGTATTGCAGAGTAATGAGTAGCATGGAGCCTGCAGCTGATGTGAAAGCTGACTCGATGCCTTCAATAAAGCACTTGTGAGCTTGATGCTGTCTGTTGTTATTTGTTAGTAAGTGTGTCTCTGAAGGCAAGGCACTGAGTGAGTGTTTTCAGTAAGGGAGCTCTCTTGCAAGATTTCTGTTGCAAGGATACTTTAGTACAGTGTTCACATCTGGGACAGGGACTCAGCCTCCTTTTACTCTTTGTAACAGTGCTTTAGCTAccggctgacatactgtgcagtggtACATCAGCTTAGTGATGGTGCGTGCATGCAAGTTGCACAGTTGTGTGAATGCCCACATTGTGCAATTTGTATTATGCaagagtaagcccactggaaaaATGAGTTTggtaatttttgcatttgcacaacttgcgtGTATGCCCCACGTTGCACAGTAGGCCAGCCACTATCCTTAGAAGGctataggccaggggttcccagccttggggtcCTCAAGgactttttggactacaacctccataaTCCTTAGCCACAATGACTGAAGGACATTGACACTGGAaaggatgagagttgtagtccaacaacagctggggactcaaggttaggAACCCTCCCTATAGTGGGTAAGATTAGGGGGAGTCTGGAGACAAGGACTGAAGATGTAATTGCATTTCCCCTATGGGAAATGGTTGAACACTTCTGAAGGCTGCAGAATCACCTTGAGTAAACTCTAGAATCTTTTGAGATGAGGGCTTATCCAGAAGAGGCCTTACTGTCTTCCTAACAGGTGTGTGGGAAACATACAAGGGAATAGCAGGTACCTTTTCCCTGGAACACCTCAGCATCATTCTCTGTTATGGGAGCCTAACGGTAGGAACACCACAACTTATGTGGGTCATGTGCTTGTCCCTGTCATTGATGTAGAATCATAGGAATTCACACTGCCTGAAGAATTCTGTGGGTTTGGATTGCATGGACTGGAAGTGCTGTAATGATGTTCTTCAAATCCCCTGCTAGAGCCAATTCCAATACATCATATAGCAATAGGGACACacgaagctgccatacactgagtcagaccataggtccatctaggtcagtattgtctgcacagattggcagcggcttctccagggcttgcaggcaggaatctttcttagccctatcttggagatgccagggagggaacttctgatgctcttcccagagcagctccaccccctaaagggaagatcttacagtgcttacacatcgagtctctcattcatatgcaaccagggtggaccctgcttaactaaggggacatgtcatgcttgctaccacaagaccagctctcctctaccagCCCCTTCTTATGGGTCAGTATTTCCTCAGAATGCATGAAACCACTCCCATGTTAAAAGTTTTACTGCATTTGGAAAACTTAATCTCATTGTGTGCATGATATCACCCGTATTCTTGTTACGGACCAAGTGGGTATTTTCCAAATTCCAccttaacttggagatgctgccctgAGGGAATTCCTAGGCAGCTGAAATACAGCCAAAGACCTCGAAAACATTGCTGAGGATTCCCTTGGCAAGGTACAGTGAGTCTAAAGACTGTTGCCAAGACTGTTGCCAAggctagcccctggtggcgcagtggtaaaactgccgccctgtaaccagaaggttacaagttcgaaactgaccaggggctcaaggttgactcagccttccatccttccgaggtcggtaaaatgagtacccagaatgttgggggcaatatgctaaatcattgtaaaccgcttagagagctctggctatagagcggtatataaatgtaagtgctattgctattgctattgctatcccagGGAGGCTCTCTCTTCCCCTGGCGGCTATGTCGCTACTCTGAGTATTTGCTGGgtcaggttttatttatttatttatttacttacttacttacttacttactactttatttatttagtgcatttttatactgccctaacccaaggtctcagggcggttcacaataaataaaaataaaaaacaaaacattaaaatcaattaaatataaaacattaaaaacagcttaaaacaaatcaataaataatccaaaatttaaaaagttacaaagttaagctaaaaggcctgggtaaaaagataagtctttagaatATTAGGGGGCAATGGGAGGAAAATTCAGGGATATATTGTGGGGCTGGGAAGCAGTCTAGGAGAAGGGAGGCAGAAATGATACCAGGCTCAAAAAGTGATGTCGGCACGAAgggcatattttttttaaaagcaaataaaggggagggggacagaAAAAGAGGCGACAGTAGGTGGCAAGGGAGAGGCCTGTCGCTTTCTTCTTCTTGCAGACCATGTCCTTGTGAATAGTGGTTCCCTGAGGCAAAGAAGTGTTCAGCAGGCGAAGCTTTCCTGGCATGGAAATGTGCAATGTTGGGAACAGCTCCACCTCTTAACATTTCTGCATCCCAGGCTCCTTTCCTGTTCAAGGGGCAGAGAGAGGGCCAGTTTTTTTgcgtttgtttttaaagtggttaCTACTTCTAGGTGTGGGGATGTGTGTGGGTTGCTTGCATGGGTGGTGGAATATTTGGAGCATTTTATATTGGGGCGGTGGGTGGTGGAGAAGAGCAATGGGGTGAGCAGATGATGATAAGTGAGTGAGGGAAAGTGAGAAGGGGATGCAGAATTAGGGCCAGGCGCAGGGAGGCAACCTGGAAGgaggaaggtgggtgggtggaaataAAGGGTTGTGTCAGCACAGAGCAAGGGTGTAAGAAGAGCaaaatgtggggggcgggggcaaaggAACAACCTGCAAGGGGGGGATGAAGCAAGAGTAGCCAAAGTCCTCACCGATATGtcactgggagaggagagctggtcttgtggtagcaagcatgacttgtccccatagctaagcagggtctgccctggttgcatctgaatgggagacttgatgtgtgagcactgcaagatattcccctcaggagatggagccgctctgggaagagcagaaggtttcaagttccctccctggcttctccaagatagggctgagagagattcctgcctgcaaccttggagaagacaatactgagctagatagacctatggtctgactcagtatgtggcagtttcctatgttcctatgaagccttTGGTGCTCTTCCCTAGCAGGCTGGTTCCCCTCGAGCTGCCAGAGCAAGCCATTCCCACCTCTAGCCTAATTTGGTCAGTGATCCCAAGCACCAGTTTATACTAGTGGGCCAACTTAACCCCCCTATGTACCAGCCTATGCTTGCGGATCTTAATTTGGTCTAGGGGCAGAGCTTGGTCAGGGACTCTCTGCCTGATGTTGTTACAGAACAGGTGGCAGCCTTGGGCAGCAACTCCAGGCATCCATCTCTACCAGCAGGCCAACTTAACACCCCTGCATACCAGTCTGTGCCTGTGAGTTGCCAGAGGGCCTGCACCATTTGTCAGGCGATAGCTGCCCACCCGGAGAGCCAACTCCCAATGAGATATCAGACTGTATCCAGTGGCTATACGGACACCAGGTTCGACCCTCTCTTCCGGCCACTCAGACTTAATTTATCCTGTCTGAGGGAGGCTTGCCTGAGGAGTGCCAAGAGGGTTTTGCCTGTTTATCAGCTTCCGCTAGGAACCCTGGGAAGTCATTCAATTGAAATGGAGCGCTACAGCATGGAGTGGGTGACCAATGCCTGGGCTCGGTCCCAGAGTCACTTGTCTCCCTTGTGGGAGCCCTGCGAGATCATTCACCTGACCCCAAG of the Hemicordylus capensis ecotype Gifberg chromosome 3, rHemCap1.1.pri, whole genome shotgun sequence genome contains:
- the CRYGS gene encoding gamma-crystallin S isoform X3 — encoded protein: MYVLTHGEYPEYQRWMGLNDRISSCKSIQLSSGSKYQIQLFEKGDFSGQMHESTEDCPSVMEQFHFREIHSCKVLDGAWVFYEHPNFRGRQYLLERGEYSKPVEWGAASPVVQSFRRIAE
- the CRYGS gene encoding gamma-crystallin S isoform X2; this translates as MSKTGSRITFYEGKNFQGRRYECDRDCSDFHTDLSRCNSIRVEGGAWVVYERPNFAGNMYVLTHGEYPEYQRWMGLNDRISSCKSIQLSSGSKYQIQLFEKGDFSGQMHESTEDCPSVMEQFHFREIHSCKVLDGAWVFYEHPNFRGRQYLLERGEYSKPVEWGAASPVVQSFRRIAE
- the CRYGS gene encoding gamma-crystallin S isoform X1, producing the protein MLMFTWQSLSMHYVAQLRYILPSGKDISSVLGLFQITFYEGKNFQGRRYECDRDCSDFHTDLSRCNSIRVEGGAWVVYERPNFAGNMYVLTHGEYPEYQRWMGLNDRISSCKSIQLSSGSKYQIQLFEKGDFSGQMHESTEDCPSVMEQFHFREIHSCKVLDGAWVFYEHPNFRGRQYLLERGEYSKPVEWGAASPVVQSFRRIAE